The following proteins are co-located in the Spirosoma montaniterrae genome:
- a CDS encoding hybrid sensor histidine kinase/response regulator transcription factor: MNSTLMAMCGFTRQRVMWTIVSWLLATVGRGQVPFHRFTTAQGLSQSTITQIIQDRQGFLWLGTADGLNRYDGYGFTTYRHHRRDSTSLPASDVWVLAEDAQDRLWVGTYTGGVCYLDRQTEHFVRVPLRAGGRTITGVSALLAQQEGVWVGTPGAGLFFVDKHTLRAKLLSGAESPMAEPNVTALGAGRQSTCWVGTQGGTFYHVAQDPFRVLQYGRLPGPASGNRIVAFYEAPDQTLWIGTEARGLYQLQPGERQPRQVFYQPGKRGGLNSITSFARDTRQTLWIGTDDGLLRVPQGDLSRAVHQPAQPDQEQGLSSHAVKSLLTDRSGNVWVGTWEGGLNVAYHEAEHFRTLTRKDGLPERKVTAIGGDRSGGVWLGSSAGLTYWTPSAKRFERVVPPHIPGRDVYLLSHFPADRPLAGTWNQPFAVWNPPTRRFVSQPGNASAAITSATNFAQAFAPADSNRIWVSTRSDGILRFDPITLRSDPLPDVIDGVNLKTMGAKAMCQTSDGTLWLGTYSDGLWALNLRTRRIRHYLSDDRPGSLAQDHINALFEDAQHRLWVGTNGGGLNRFDRRTGRFVTYTTENGLANNTVKSILQDKRGMLWIATNDGLSRFDPERDIFTSYSTCDGLSGREFMTNASYRSPDGHLFFGSTEGLTYFHPDSVPVTRNRLPVLLTGLRLFNRPVAVGSADSPLKQPLTQTKELTLRHGQSVFTLDFLVLNFRNASKAQYAYRLDPLDPDWNYVGTQRSATYTNLDPGDYTFRVKAVNGFGADETTLTIRVLPPWYRTGWAYAGYALLVLLALWAIRHGVRVRERFRYELRAQTLEAQKIRELDELKTNFFTNISHEFRTAITLIISPLERLITKETGMPTEQVQQQHRLIHRNAQRLLRLINQLLDLSKLEAGQMRPRLSRNTLPDFVERIVATFQPLSVTHRIMYQSSFPNVPVWYDPDLLENVLSNLLSNALKFTPEGGEIDVTLTPADTAHPPQQAVLTVRDTGTGIAPEHLSHIFQRFYQIDGRNQSKTVGTGVGLALCRELIELVGGQIDVASEVGRGSCFTVRLPLTPPTLEENAVGPTLERLPVDMLVVSQTNVPTPAPGGQPQGSLLLVEDNDELRAYIRSVFAEQYVVWEAANGEDGWQLVLDRHPDLIISDLMMPKLNGLDLCRRLKQHPATSHIPVILLTARQNADSQLKGLSVGADDYLAKPFNEQMLLNRVQNLLRTRQHLRERFGRVVTVQPSELTTTSADEQFLTQALRLIEARIDDPDLSVHDLEEALNLSETLLYRKLKTLTGLSGVEFIRSVRLKRAAQWLRSDADVSVSEVAYRVGFRDPAYFSRCFAKEFGQSPKQFAATSAPVG; this comes from the coding sequence ATGAACAGCACCCTGATGGCTATGTGCGGCTTCACTCGACAGCGCGTAATGTGGACAATAGTGAGCTGGCTATTGGCAACGGTAGGGCGGGGGCAGGTGCCGTTTCATCGCTTCACAACGGCCCAGGGTTTATCGCAAAGCACCATCACGCAGATCATTCAGGATCGGCAGGGGTTCCTTTGGCTGGGCACGGCTGATGGACTGAACCGCTACGATGGCTACGGTTTTACTACGTACCGACACCATCGGCGCGACAGCACCAGCCTGCCCGCCAGCGACGTGTGGGTGCTGGCCGAAGATGCGCAGGATCGCCTGTGGGTGGGTACGTACACGGGGGGCGTGTGCTACCTCGACCGCCAAACCGAACACTTCGTTCGGGTACCGTTGCGGGCAGGTGGGCGCACCATCACGGGCGTATCGGCATTGCTGGCGCAGCAGGAGGGCGTTTGGGTAGGAACACCGGGGGCGGGTCTGTTTTTTGTCGACAAACATACGCTTCGGGCTAAGCTGCTGTCGGGCGCGGAAAGCCCTATGGCCGAGCCGAATGTAACGGCATTGGGTGCAGGGCGGCAGAGCACGTGCTGGGTCGGTACGCAGGGTGGTACGTTCTACCACGTAGCGCAGGACCCGTTTCGGGTATTGCAGTACGGTCGGCTACCCGGCCCGGCGAGCGGCAACCGAATTGTTGCGTTTTACGAAGCCCCCGACCAAACGCTCTGGATTGGCACCGAAGCCAGGGGCCTGTACCAACTCCAACCGGGCGAACGCCAGCCACGACAGGTGTTTTACCAGCCTGGCAAGCGTGGCGGACTGAACTCAATTACGTCTTTTGCCCGCGACACCCGGCAAACGCTCTGGATTGGTACCGACGACGGGCTGCTACGTGTGCCACAAGGCGACCTTAGCCGGGCCGTTCACCAGCCCGCCCAACCCGATCAGGAGCAGGGATTGAGCAGCCATGCCGTGAAAAGTCTGCTGACAGACCGCAGCGGCAATGTATGGGTCGGTACGTGGGAAGGTGGTCTGAACGTAGCGTATCACGAAGCTGAACACTTCCGTACATTAACGCGTAAAGATGGCCTGCCCGAACGCAAAGTGACCGCCATTGGGGGCGATCGGAGCGGGGGTGTCTGGCTCGGCTCATCGGCGGGCCTAACCTATTGGACTCCTTCTGCGAAACGCTTCGAGCGGGTTGTGCCTCCCCACATTCCGGGCCGTGACGTCTATCTGCTGAGCCATTTCCCCGCCGACCGACCGCTGGCAGGAACCTGGAATCAGCCTTTCGCCGTCTGGAATCCGCCAACCCGCCGGTTCGTCTCGCAGCCGGGCAACGCATCGGCAGCAATAACATCGGCTACCAACTTCGCGCAGGCGTTTGCCCCGGCAGATAGCAACCGTATCTGGGTATCGACCCGGAGTGATGGGATACTGCGTTTCGACCCCATTACACTGCGTAGTGATCCGCTGCCTGACGTTATCGACGGGGTTAATCTGAAAACGATGGGGGCGAAGGCCATGTGCCAAACGAGCGACGGCACGTTATGGCTCGGTACGTACAGCGATGGGCTATGGGCATTGAACCTCCGCACCCGGCGCATTCGGCATTACCTCAGCGACGACCGGCCCGGTAGTCTGGCGCAGGACCACATCAACGCCCTGTTCGAGGATGCGCAACACCGGCTTTGGGTCGGTACGAACGGTGGGGGGCTGAACCGCTTCGACCGGCGAACAGGGCGGTTTGTGACCTACACCACCGAAAATGGTTTGGCTAATAATACCGTCAAAAGTATTCTTCAGGATAAGCGCGGCATGCTCTGGATTGCTACCAACGACGGCCTGTCGCGCTTCGACCCCGAACGCGACATCTTTACGTCGTATAGCACCTGCGATGGGCTGTCGGGTCGGGAGTTTATGACCAACGCCAGCTACCGCAGCCCCGACGGACACCTCTTTTTCGGGAGTACCGAGGGCCTGACGTATTTCCACCCCGATAGCGTACCGGTTACGCGCAACCGGCTCCCAGTACTGTTAACGGGCCTGAGGCTATTCAACCGACCGGTGGCGGTGGGTAGTGCCGACTCCCCGCTCAAACAACCCCTCACGCAAACGAAAGAACTCACACTACGGCACGGTCAGTCGGTGTTTACGCTCGATTTTCTGGTGCTCAATTTTCGTAACGCGTCCAAAGCCCAGTATGCTTACCGACTCGACCCGCTCGACCCCGACTGGAACTACGTAGGTACGCAACGCTCGGCCACCTACACCAACCTCGACCCCGGCGATTATACGTTTCGGGTGAAAGCCGTGAATGGCTTCGGGGCCGACGAAACGACGCTGACCATACGGGTATTGCCGCCCTGGTATCGCACGGGCTGGGCCTATGCGGGGTACGCGCTGCTGGTACTGCTGGCCCTCTGGGCAATTCGGCACGGGGTACGGGTGCGCGAACGCTTCCGCTACGAGCTACGGGCGCAAACGCTGGAGGCTCAGAAGATTCGGGAGTTAGATGAATTAAAAACCAACTTCTTTACGAATATCTCGCACGAGTTCCGCACGGCCATTACGCTCATCATCAGTCCGTTGGAACGGCTGATAACGAAAGAGACGGGTATGCCCACCGAGCAGGTTCAGCAGCAACACCGGCTCATCCATCGCAATGCGCAACGCTTGCTTCGGCTCATCAACCAGTTGCTCGACCTCTCGAAACTCGAAGCCGGGCAAATGCGTCCCCGACTCAGCCGCAATACATTGCCCGACTTTGTCGAACGCATCGTCGCTACGTTCCAGCCGTTGTCGGTCACGCACCGAATCATGTACCAGTCCAGTTTCCCGAACGTACCGGTTTGGTACGACCCCGATCTGCTCGAAAACGTATTGTCGAACCTGCTCTCAAACGCGCTCAAGTTCACGCCCGAAGGGGGCGAAATAGACGTAACGCTCACCCCCGCCGACACCGCCCACCCGCCCCAACAAGCTGTGCTGACGGTGCGCGATACGGGTACGGGCATCGCGCCGGAGCACCTTAGCCACATCTTCCAGCGGTTCTACCAAATCGATGGGCGGAATCAATCGAAAACCGTTGGGACGGGCGTGGGCCTGGCACTCTGCCGTGAACTGATCGAACTCGTGGGCGGACAAATCGACGTAGCGAGTGAGGTGGGCCGGGGTAGTTGCTTCACCGTCCGGTTGCCGCTCACGCCCCCCACGCTGGAAGAGAATGCAGTCGGGCCGACATTGGAACGATTACCTGTTGACATGCTGGTCGTTAGCCAAACGAACGTGCCAACGCCTGCACCGGGCGGACAGCCGCAGGGGAGTTTGCTGCTGGTAGAAGACAACGACGAACTGCGGGCGTATATCCGCTCGGTGTTTGCGGAGCAGTACGTCGTGTGGGAAGCGGCCAACGGGGAAGATGGCTGGCAACTGGTGCTCGACCGCCACCCCGACCTGATTATTTCGGACCTGATGATGCCGAAGCTGAATGGTCTCGACCTGTGCCGCCGACTGAAGCAGCACCCCGCCACCAGCCATATTCCGGTGATTCTGCTCACGGCCCGGCAGAACGCCGATAGTCAATTGAAAGGGTTGTCTGTCGGGGCCGACGATTACCTCGCGAAGCCGTTCAACGAACAAATGCTGCTGAACCGCGTGCAGAACCTGCTGCGCACCCGGCAGCATCTGCGCGAGCGGTTCGGGCGGGTCGTTACGGTGCAGCCCTCGGAACTGACCACTACGTCTGCCGACGAGCAGTTTCTGACGCAGGCACTCCGGCTCATCGAAGCCCGCATTGACGACCCCGACCTGAGCGTACATGATCTGGAGGAAGCCCTGAACCTGAGCGAGACGCTGCTTTACCGAAAACTCAAAACCCTGACGGGACTGTCAGGGGTTGAATTCATCCGGTCGGTACGGTTGAAGCGGGCGGCACAGTGGTTACGAAGCGATGCAGACGTATCGGTGTCGGAGGTAGCCTACCGGGTCGGTTTTCGCGACCCGGCATATTTCTCGCGTTGTTTCGCCAAAGAGTTCGGTCAAAGCCCAAAGCAGTTTGCCGCTACGTCTGCGCCAGTGGGGTAG
- the rnr gene encoding ribonuclease R, protein MRNGKPKTNKYSRPSTSRSREKGVEKAGRPVIQADRFLDELKNDLIAFFQINGDDSFTQEQVLDHFDVADRRMKLILHGLLGELLEEGSIVRQADGTYRADANANTVEGVVDHVNSRFAFVIPTTVNGERSERDDHIWVSTDDLNGAVDGDRVRVIRFTDSRNRGRRIEGKVESVIERGRTELVGRIEVWPAYGYVVADSKKIYDDIYIPKEKLGGANDDEKVIVRITKFPDALSSKQRFEGEVITVLGVAGQNDTEMHAILAEFGLPINFPEDVEQEAEAIPTKILKKDLAKRRDMRDVTTFTIDPVDAKDFDDALSVQVLDNGNYEIGIHIADVTHYVLPGSRLEEEAYKRATSVYLVDRVVPMLPEKLSNGLCSLRPNEDKLTFSAVFELTPDARIVNEWFGRTAIHSNRRFSYEEAQEILNTSAGDYLAELQLLNELAYKLRNERFKHGAINFETTEIRFRLDENGVPLGVYTKLRQDTNKLIEEFMLLANKRVAEFVHSLSKQNKAGAENTMVYRVHEGPDEEKLRQFADFAARLGYKLNVDEEKLSSSMNRFMASIEGKPEAGMLSQLAVRTMSKARYSTEDIGHFGLAFRRYSHFTSPIRRYPDMMAHRLLQHYLDRGKPADREPLEDQCKHASAREKMASDAERASIKYKQVEFMSRMPADQTFAGVISGVTEFGIFVEITENNCEGLVRMQDLSDDFYEFDKDNYRIIGSRHKKMYTFGDAVEVRVKETNLARRSMDFMLVSDKAGHATDSGNRRSGRRDSERGSREGGASSRSSSSGRSSGKRSSGPAPKGENRRGGRGRR, encoded by the coding sequence ATGAGAAACGGAAAACCCAAAACGAATAAATACAGCCGACCGAGCACGTCTCGGTCGCGGGAGAAGGGTGTAGAGAAAGCGGGTCGGCCTGTTATACAGGCCGACCGCTTTTTAGACGAACTGAAAAATGACCTGATCGCCTTTTTCCAGATTAATGGTGACGATTCATTTACGCAGGAACAGGTACTCGATCATTTCGACGTGGCCGACCGACGCATGAAACTCATCCTGCACGGTCTGCTCGGCGAACTGCTCGAAGAAGGGTCGATTGTTCGGCAGGCCGATGGCACATACCGCGCCGATGCCAACGCTAACACCGTTGAAGGCGTGGTCGATCACGTTAATTCGCGCTTTGCGTTCGTGATTCCAACCACAGTCAATGGCGAACGCAGCGAACGCGACGACCATATCTGGGTATCGACCGACGACCTTAACGGGGCCGTCGATGGCGACCGGGTGCGCGTAATTCGCTTTACAGATTCGCGCAATAGAGGGAGACGCATCGAAGGCAAAGTCGAAAGCGTTATCGAGCGGGGGCGTACTGAACTGGTAGGCCGCATTGAGGTGTGGCCGGCTTACGGCTATGTAGTGGCCGACAGCAAGAAGATTTACGACGACATCTACATTCCGAAAGAAAAGCTCGGCGGTGCCAACGACGACGAGAAGGTTATTGTTCGCATCACGAAGTTTCCCGACGCGCTGAGCAGCAAACAACGCTTTGAGGGCGAAGTGATTACAGTGCTGGGAGTGGCCGGGCAGAACGACACCGAGATGCACGCCATTCTGGCCGAGTTTGGTTTGCCCATCAATTTCCCGGAAGACGTTGAGCAGGAAGCCGAAGCCATTCCGACGAAGATTCTGAAAAAAGACCTCGCCAAACGGCGCGACATGCGCGACGTAACAACGTTTACCATCGACCCGGTTGATGCCAAAGACTTTGACGACGCGCTCTCGGTGCAGGTGTTAGACAACGGCAACTACGAAATCGGTATTCACATTGCCGACGTAACGCACTACGTACTGCCCGGCTCCAGGCTCGAAGAGGAAGCCTATAAACGGGCTACGTCGGTTTATCTGGTAGATCGCGTGGTGCCGATGTTGCCCGAAAAACTCTCGAACGGCCTGTGTTCGCTGCGGCCCAACGAAGACAAACTGACTTTCTCGGCGGTGTTTGAGCTAACCCCCGACGCCCGCATCGTGAACGAATGGTTTGGGCGCACGGCCATTCACTCGAACCGGCGATTCAGCTACGAAGAAGCCCAGGAAATACTGAATACGAGCGCAGGCGATTATCTGGCCGAACTGCAACTACTCAACGAACTGGCTTATAAGCTACGCAACGAGCGATTCAAGCATGGTGCTATCAATTTTGAGACCACCGAAATTCGGTTTCGGCTCGATGAGAACGGCGTTCCGCTGGGCGTATATACCAAGTTGCGGCAGGATACCAACAAACTCATCGAAGAGTTTATGCTGCTGGCAAACAAGCGCGTGGCCGAGTTTGTGCATTCCCTCTCGAAACAGAATAAAGCAGGGGCGGAGAACACGATGGTGTACCGCGTTCACGAAGGCCCCGACGAAGAAAAGCTACGCCAATTCGCTGATTTTGCCGCCCGCCTGGGCTATAAGCTGAACGTTGACGAAGAAAAGTTATCGAGTTCGATGAACCGGTTTATGGCGAGTATCGAAGGGAAACCCGAAGCCGGTATGTTGTCGCAACTGGCCGTTCGAACCATGTCGAAAGCGCGGTATAGCACAGAAGACATCGGCCACTTTGGGCTGGCGTTTCGGCGGTATTCGCACTTTACCTCGCCCATCCGTCGCTACCCCGACATGATGGCCCACCGGCTGTTGCAGCACTACCTCGACAGAGGCAAACCCGCCGACCGCGAACCACTCGAAGATCAGTGCAAACACGCATCGGCCCGTGAGAAAATGGCGTCCGATGCCGAACGCGCAAGTATTAAATATAAACAGGTCGAATTCATGAGCCGGATGCCCGCCGACCAAACGTTCGCCGGGGTAATTTCGGGCGTGACGGAGTTCGGCATTTTCGTAGAAATTACCGAAAACAACTGCGAAGGTCTGGTGCGGATGCAGGACCTGAGCGACGATTTCTACGAGTTCGACAAGGACAATTACCGCATCATCGGCAGTCGGCACAAGAAAATGTACACCTTTGGCGACGCCGTAGAAGTACGCGTCAAAGAAACCAACCTCGCCCGCCGAAGCATGGATTTCATGCTCGTGAGCGACAAAGCCGGTCACGCAACCGATTCGGGCAACCGCCGGTCGGGTCGGCGCGATAGCGAACGGGGTTCGCGGGAGGGCGGGGCATCGTCGCGTTCGTCTTCTTCGGGTCGTTCGTCGGGTAAACGTAGCAGTGGCCCCGCGCCCAAGGGCGAAAATCGGCGGGGAGGCCGGGGCAGACGGTAA